The proteins below come from a single Aptenodytes patagonicus chromosome 2, bAptPat1.pri.cur, whole genome shotgun sequence genomic window:
- the HHLA1 gene encoding LOW QUALITY PROTEIN: HERV-H LTR-associating protein 1 (The sequence of the model RefSeq protein was modified relative to this genomic sequence to represent the inferred CDS: substituted 2 bases at 2 genomic stop codons) has protein sequence MRRKXRVLVSVEEQLSGEDSRELQIQSSPSCWKXESTMQWFCWHVPVKMSLGFLCLFLVCNTASCIRRENKKEKQVAVLATAELPAKSVDLAAINLTELVNSMLNTALRGTKKLFSLLSVTSYSSFAFHKVSVTIYNISNVKNVDRGKFPMHYCYCLNNVTNDLTDFTALLVDIIGNSTSYLTEIFKSTSILSVRQSNDSDCIYICVMAGQTGRNLSEFWEMLEKSPVINYTFSSNTSSDLDLDSDFSSFMKLQEDPNKTVDPSAEHVWTFKTTRIPLAQKGEEIPTITFPPWPKTVEAKGSGFPSAHVDASRPQGMAGPPPTAAGSSAPSPALQPSPTDVYAFWMQMVSPQETNKLMQTEPDLPSSVLSTPPYRPGVTLKLYSATRCPQAILKESRVTSPPVTLIVQKINPCVMELCRFFQLCLCVGQRRYSRKEAMRYCVEYYSWFLKNANYVCERVKRVAYSHTLKQKCLKNICTSV, from the exons ATGCGGAGAAAATAGCGTGTGTTGGTTAGCGTGGAGGAGCAGCTCAGCGGGGAGGACAGCAGGGAGCTGCAAATTCAG AGCAGCCCAAGCTGCTGGAAGTGAGAGTCCACAATGCAGTGGTTCTGCTGGCATGTGCCAGTGAAGATGAGCCTGGGATTTCTGTGTCTCTTTCTGGTTTGCAACACAG CTTCATGCataagaagagaaaataagaaagagaagCAAGTGGCAGTGCTGGCTACCGCAG AGCTTCCTGCGAAGTCCGTGGATCTGGCTGCTATTAACCTGACAGAGCTGGTGAACAGTATGCTGAACACGGCGCTCAGAG GTACCAAAAAACTCTTCTCTTTGCTGAGTGTCACATCCTACAGCTCATTTGCCTTCCACAAAGTGTCAGTCACCATTTATAACA TTTCTAACGTGAAAAATGTTGACCGTGGCAAGTTCCCTATGCATTACTGCTACTGTTTGAACAATGTGACAAATGACTTGACAG ATTTTACAGCTTTACTTGTTGATATTATTGGAAACTCCACCAGTTATCTCACAGAAATTTTCAAATCCACTTCTATTCTCTCAg TGCGTCAGAGCAATGATTCAGATTGCATCTACATCTGTGTGATGGCAGGGCAGACAG GGAGAAATCTGTCTGAATTTTGGGAAATGCTGGAGAAGTCTCCTGTTATTAATTACACATTTTCCAGTAACACATCTTCTGACCTGG ATCTAGATTCGGATTTTTCAAGTTTCATGAAATTACAGGAAGATCCAAACAAAACAGTGGATCCATCAGCAGAACATGTGTGGACATTTAAAA CTACCAGGATCCCTCTTGCCCAGAAAGGGGAGGAAATCCCCACCATAACGTTTCCACCATGGCCAAAGACGGTTGAAGCAAAAGGATCAGGGTTTCCATCAGCACACGTGGATGCTTCCAGACCCCAAGGCATGGCCGGACCCCCTCCGACTGCTGCGGGGAGCTCGGCCCCCtcgccagccctgcagcccagcccca CTGACGTGTATGCATTTTGGATGCAGATGGTGTCTCCTCAAGAAACCAACAAACTGATGCAAACAGAGCCAG aTTTGCCTTCCTCAGTACTGTCTACACCACCCTACAGGCCTGGTGTGACACTGAAACTTTACTCAGCTACCA GGTGCCCACAGGCGATCCTCAAAGAGTCCCGTGTGACCTCGCCTCCTGTCACTCTTATAGTGCAAAAGATCAATCCCTGTGTGATGGAGCTCTGTAGGTTTTTTCAGCTGTGCCTCTGTGTTGGTCAGAGAAGATATTCCAGAAAGGAAGCCATGAG GTACTGTGTTGAATACTATTCCTGGTtcttgaaaaatgcaaattatgtCTGTGAAAGAGTCAAAAGAGTTGCTTACTCCCACA cattaaaacaaaaatgccttaaaaacatCTGTACGTCGGTCTAG